A single window of Dermacentor albipictus isolate Rhodes 1998 colony chromosome 1, USDA_Dalb.pri_finalv2, whole genome shotgun sequence DNA harbors:
- the LOC135909949 gene encoding micronuclear linker histone polyprotein-like yields MTEEGHSANKKAVPPKTTRAKRKRAAADDGGSPSEEAPVVKRPRGKATKDSSTPTTRSRSVKPAAQKAITIRASAKIRKTFDEPTLDADVDAPFTSKGRSQKAPRASRNTRAHSSSTSGAFSVAAKGTKHRLRSRSLSPGSSSHHARRGRSRGRSRHSSRSGRGGRKHRGSRRGTSTTGSESSRGRKRGRSKSRRHHRSVSGSSAASATTKSGGRKRHRRARSRSSSRRGRRVKSKKAASRSSSKSRRAKRTSSSKPKKSAKGK; encoded by the coding sequence ATGACGGAGGAGGGTCATTCGGCCAACAAGAAAGCGGTCCCGCCCAAGACCACCCGGGCGAAGCGAAAGCGggctgctgccgacgatgggGGCAGTCCATCTGAAGAGGCGCCCGTCGTCAAGCGGCCACGCGGGAAGGCGACCAAGGATTCCTCTACACCAACGACgaggtccaggtcagtgaagccggcGGCGCAGAAAGCAATCACCATCAGGGCTTCTGCTAAGATAAGAAAGACCTTCGATGAGCCGACCCTAGACGCCGATGTGGACGCCCCGTTCACCAGCAAGGGGCGTTCACAAAAGGCACCTAGAGCGAGCCGCAACACTCGAGCACACAGCTCGTCCACAAGCGGTGCCTTCTCGGTCGCGGCCAAGGGTACCAAGCATCGCCTCCGCTCGCGTAGTCTCTCccccggcagcagcagccaccatgcCAGGAGGGGAAGGAGCCGTGGCCGATCCCGACACTCGTCCCGCAGCGGCCGAGGTGGCCGCAAGCACAGAGGCAGTCGCCGGGGGACGTCGACCACCGGCTCGGAGAGCAGCCGAGGCCGAAAGAGGGGACGCAGCAAGAGCCGACGTCACCACCGCTCCGTGAGCGGCTCGTCTGCCGCGAGCGCGACCACCAAGAGTGGCGGACGTAAACGGCACCGCCGCGCCCGTAGCAGGTCGTCGAGCCGTCGAGGTAGGCGGGTGAAGTCGAAGAAGGCGGCGAGCAGGTCGTCGTCGAAATCACGGCGGGCCAAGCGGACGAGTTCTTCCAAGCCCAAGAAAAGTGCCAAGGgcaagtga
- the LOC135909948 gene encoding micronuclear linker histone polyprotein-like, translating into MTEEGHSANKKAVPPKTTRAKRKRAAADDGGSPSEEAPVVKRPRGKATKDSSTPTTRSRSVKPAAQKPITTRASAKTRNASDKPTLDAAVIAPFTSKGRSQKAPRVSRKTRAHSSSPSDAFSVAAKGTKRRLRSRSLSPGSSSHHARRGRSRGRSRHSSRSGRGGRKHRGGRRGTSTTGSESSSGRKRGRSKSRRHRSVSGSSAASATTKSGGRKRHRRARSRSSSRRGRRVKSKKAASRSSSKSRRAKRTSASKAKKSGKGK; encoded by the coding sequence ATGACGGAGGAGGGTCATTCGGCCAACAAGAAAGCGGTCCCGCCCAAGACCACCCGGGCGAAGCGAAAGCGggctgctgccgacgatgggGGCAGTCCATCTGAAGAGGCGCCCGTCGTCAAGCGGCCACGCGGGAAGGCGACCAAGGATTCCTCTACACCAACGACgaggtccaggtcagtgaagccggcGGCGCAGAAACCAATCACCACCAGGGCTTCTGCTAAGACAAGAAATGCCTCCGACAAACCGACCCTAGACGCCGCTGTGATCGCCCCGTTCACCAGCAAGGGGCGTTCCCAAAAGGCACCTAGAGTGAGCCGCAAGACTCGAGCGCACAGCTCGTCCCCAAGCGATGCCTTCTCGGTCGCGGCCAAGGGTACCAAGCGTCGCCTCCGCTCGCGTAGTCTCTCccccggcagcagcagccaccatgcCAGGAGGGGAAGGAGCCGTGGCCGATCCCGACACTCGTCCCGCAGCGGCCGAGGTGGCCGCAAGCACAGAGGCGGTCGCCGGGGGACGTCGACCACCGGCTCGGAGAGCAGCAGCGGCCGAAAGAGGGGACGCAGCAAGAGCCGACGCCACCGCTCCGTGAGCGGCTCGTCTGCCGCGAGCGCGACCACCAAGAGTGGCGGACGTAAACGGCACCGCCGCGCCCGTAGCAGGTCGTCGAGCCGTCGAGGTAGGCGGGTGAAGTCGAAGAAGGCGGCGAGCAGGTCGTCGTCGAAATCACGGCGGGCCAAGCGGACGAGTGCTTCCAAGGCCAAGAAAAGTGGCAAGGGCAAATGA